One Pseudomonas lalucatii genomic window carries:
- a CDS encoding ABC transporter substrate-binding protein: protein MNQTAKALLAASCLSLTAFAQAAQNLTIATVNNSDMIRMQRLAKTFEEQNPQINLKWVVLEENVLRQRLTTDIATQGGQFDVLTIGMYEAALWGEKGWLEPMTNLPADYALDDVFPSVREGLSVAGKLYALPFYAESSITYYRTDLFEQAGLRMPEHPTWEQMREFAAALHKPEQEQYGICLRGKAGWGENMALISTVANAYGARWFDEQWQPEFSGSEWKQALNFYVDTLKQFGPPGASSNGFNENLALFNSGKCALWVDASVAGSFVTDSSQSKVADQVGFSRAPQQVTDKGSAWLYSWALGIPTSSKAKAAAKQFSAWATSQAYAKLVAETDGVANVPPGTRASTYSDAYMTAAPFAKVTLESLKQADPANPTLKPVPYVGIQLVTIPEFQAIGTQVGMQFTAALTGHMSVDQALAAAQQSTAREMKRAGYPK from the coding sequence ATGAACCAAACAGCTAAAGCACTTCTTGCTGCATCCTGCCTGTCGCTCACGGCTTTCGCCCAAGCCGCGCAGAACCTGACCATCGCCACGGTCAACAACAGCGACATGATCCGCATGCAGCGGCTCGCCAAGACCTTCGAGGAGCAGAACCCGCAGATCAACCTGAAGTGGGTGGTGCTCGAAGAGAACGTCCTGCGCCAGCGCCTGACCACCGATATCGCCACCCAGGGCGGCCAGTTCGACGTGCTGACCATCGGCATGTACGAGGCGGCGCTGTGGGGCGAGAAAGGCTGGCTGGAGCCGATGACCAACCTGCCGGCGGACTATGCCCTGGACGACGTGTTCCCCTCGGTACGCGAAGGCCTGTCGGTGGCTGGCAAGCTCTATGCCCTGCCGTTCTACGCCGAGAGTTCGATCACCTACTACCGCACCGACCTGTTCGAGCAGGCCGGCCTGCGCATGCCCGAGCACCCGACCTGGGAGCAGATGCGCGAGTTCGCCGCGGCCCTGCACAAGCCGGAGCAGGAGCAGTACGGCATCTGCCTGCGCGGCAAGGCCGGCTGGGGCGAGAACATGGCGCTGATCAGCACAGTGGCCAACGCCTACGGCGCGCGCTGGTTCGACGAGCAGTGGCAGCCCGAATTCAGCGGCAGCGAGTGGAAGCAGGCGCTGAACTTCTACGTCGATACCCTGAAGCAGTTCGGCCCGCCGGGCGCTTCCAGCAACGGCTTCAACGAGAACCTGGCGCTGTTCAACAGCGGCAAGTGCGCGTTGTGGGTGGATGCCAGCGTGGCCGGCTCCTTCGTCACCGACAGCAGCCAGAGCAAGGTCGCCGACCAGGTCGGCTTCAGCCGCGCGCCGCAGCAGGTCACCGACAAGGGTTCGGCCTGGCTGTATTCCTGGGCGCTGGGCATTCCCACCAGCTCCAAGGCCAAGGCGGCGGCCAAGCAGTTCAGTGCCTGGGCCACGTCCCAGGCGTACGCCAAGCTGGTCGCCGAGACCGATGGCGTGGCCAACGTGCCGCCGGGCACCCGCGCCTCCACCTACAGCGACGCCTACATGACGGCCGCGCCGTTCGCCAAGGTCACCCTGGAGTCCCTGAAGCAGGCCGACCCGGCGAATCCGACGCTCAAGCCGGTGCCCTATGTGGGTATCCAGCTGGTCACCATTCCCGAGTTCCAGGCCATCGGCACCCAGGTCGGCATGCAGTTCACCGCGGCGCTGACCGGCCACATGTCGGTCGACCAGGCGCTGGCCGCGGCCCAGCAGTCCACGGCGCGTGAAATGAAACGCGCCGGCTATCCCAAGTAG
- a CDS encoding carbohydrate ABC transporter permease yields the protein MLTLKQSRRLQSVLVGSSAWAIAALIFFPILWMILTSFKTEIDAFATPPQFLFMPTLENYLLINERSDYFSFAWNSLLISVTATLLCMLIAVPAAYSMAFFESRHTKRTLLWMLSTKMLPPVGVLMPIYLICQSLGLLDSRIALIVIYTLINLPIVVWMIYTYFKDIPVDILEAARLDGATTLQEIARVLLPIARGGLASTMLLSLILCWNEAFWSLNLTSSAAAPLTALVASYSSPEGLFWAKLSAVSTLACAPILIFGWISQKQLVRGLSFGAVK from the coding sequence ATGTTGACCCTCAAACAATCCCGTCGCCTGCAGAGTGTGCTGGTGGGTTCCTCGGCCTGGGCCATCGCCGCGCTGATCTTCTTCCCGATCCTGTGGATGATCCTCACCAGCTTCAAGACCGAGATCGACGCCTTCGCCACGCCGCCGCAGTTCCTCTTCATGCCGACGCTGGAGAACTACCTGCTGATCAACGAGCGCAGCGACTACTTCAGCTTCGCCTGGAATTCGCTGCTGATCTCGGTCACCGCGACCCTGCTGTGCATGCTCATCGCCGTGCCGGCGGCCTACTCCATGGCCTTCTTCGAGAGCCGCCACACCAAGCGCACGCTGCTGTGGATGCTGTCGACCAAGATGCTGCCGCCGGTGGGCGTGCTGATGCCGATCTACCTGATCTGCCAGAGCCTGGGCCTGCTCGATTCGCGCATCGCGCTGATCGTCATCTACACCCTGATCAACCTGCCGATCGTGGTCTGGATGATTTACACCTACTTCAAGGACATCCCCGTCGACATCCTCGAAGCCGCGCGCCTGGACGGTGCCACCACCCTGCAGGAAATCGCTCGCGTGCTGTTGCCGATCGCCCGCGGCGGCCTGGCCTCGACCATGCTGCTGTCGCTGATCCTGTGCTGGAACGAGGCCTTCTGGTCGCTCAACCTGACCAGCTCGGCCGCCGCCCCGCTGACCGCCCTGGTCGCCTCCTACTCCAGTCCGGAAGGCCTGTTCTGGGCCAAGCTCTCGGCCGTTTCGACCCTGGCCTGCGCGCCCATCCTGATTTTCGGCTGGATCAGTCAAAAACAACTCGTGCGCGGCCTGTCCTTCGGCGCCGTCAAGTAA
- a CDS encoding carbohydrate ABC transporter permease: MNTSTLDAPLKSAPAASGAKRRPLKLGWFLVSPSVGLLLLWMIVPLGMTVYFSLIRYNLLYPGENPFVGLENFEYFLSDAGFMPGALNTLTLVGSVLLISVVFGVLIAALLEACEFWGRGVVRVLLISPFFIMPTVSALVWKNLIFHPVSGILAAIWKFFGAQPVDWLAEYPLLSIIFIVSWQWLPFAILILMTAMQSLDQDQKEAARLDGAGPIAIFWHLTLPHLARPIAVVVMIETIFLLSVFAEIFTTTAGGPGFESTNLAYLIYNHALLQFDVGMASAGGLIAVVIANLAAIVLIRMIGKNLTNQQ; encoded by the coding sequence ATGAATACTTCGACCCTCGACGCGCCCCTGAAAAGTGCCCCCGCGGCCAGCGGTGCCAAGCGTCGTCCACTCAAGCTCGGCTGGTTTCTGGTCAGCCCTTCGGTCGGCCTGCTGCTGCTGTGGATGATCGTGCCGCTGGGCATGACCGTCTATTTCTCGCTGATTCGCTACAACCTGCTGTATCCCGGCGAGAACCCCTTCGTCGGCCTGGAGAACTTCGAGTACTTCCTCAGCGACGCCGGCTTCATGCCGGGTGCGCTCAACACCCTGACCCTGGTCGGCAGCGTGCTGCTGATCAGCGTGGTGTTCGGCGTGCTGATCGCCGCGCTGCTGGAGGCCTGCGAGTTCTGGGGCCGGGGCGTGGTGCGGGTGCTGCTGATTTCGCCCTTCTTCATCATGCCCACGGTCAGTGCGCTGGTGTGGAAGAACCTGATCTTCCATCCGGTCTCGGGGATACTCGCGGCGATCTGGAAGTTCTTCGGCGCGCAGCCGGTGGACTGGCTGGCCGAATACCCGTTGCTGTCGATCATCTTCATCGTCTCCTGGCAGTGGCTGCCGTTCGCCATCCTGATCCTGATGACCGCCATGCAGTCGCTGGACCAGGACCAGAAGGAGGCCGCGCGCCTCGACGGTGCCGGGCCCATCGCGATCTTCTGGCACCTGACCCTGCCGCACCTGGCCCGGCCGATCGCCGTGGTGGTGATGATCGAGACGATCTTCCTGCTCTCGGTGTTCGCCGAAATCTTCACCACCACCGCCGGCGGCCCGGGCTTCGAGTCCACCAACCTGGCCTACCTGATCTACAACCACGCGCTGCTGCAGTTCGACGTCGGCATGGCATCGGCCGGCGGCTTGATCGCGGTGGTCATCGCCAACCTCGCGGCGATCGTGCTGATCCGGATGATCGGCAAGAACCTCACCAACCAGCAATGA
- a CDS encoding HAD family hydrolase, producing the protein MHYRNILFDLDGTLTDPREGITRSVQHALARLGIDEPELQALEHFIGPPLLQCFMQTYGFDQATAWRAVGHYRERFAEVGLYENRVFDGIEALLATLNDQGRRLYIATSKPTLFAARIAEHFGFARHFRAIHGSELDGTRTDKAELIGHLLQEEGLQAASTLMIGDRKHDLIGARRNGLDAAAVGYGFGSAEELLGEAPTYHFATLGELRRAFAA; encoded by the coding sequence ATGCACTACCGGAACATCCTCTTCGACCTCGACGGCACCCTCACCGACCCGCGCGAGGGCATCACCCGCTCGGTGCAGCACGCCCTGGCCCGCCTGGGCATCGACGAACCCGAGCTGCAGGCGCTGGAACACTTCATCGGCCCGCCGCTGCTGCAGTGCTTCATGCAGACCTACGGTTTCGACCAGGCCACGGCCTGGCGGGCGGTGGGCCACTACCGCGAGCGTTTCGCCGAGGTCGGGCTGTACGAGAACCGCGTGTTCGACGGCATCGAGGCGCTGCTGGCGACCCTGAACGACCAAGGCCGCAGGCTGTATATCGCCACCAGCAAGCCGACCCTGTTCGCCGCGCGGATCGCCGAACACTTCGGCTTCGCCCGGCACTTCCGCGCCATCCACGGCAGCGAACTGGACGGCACCCGCACCGACAAGGCCGAGCTGATCGGCCATCTGCTGCAGGAGGAAGGGCTGCAAGCCGCCAGCACGCTGATGATCGGCGACCGCAAGCACGACCTGATCGGCGCCCGGCGCAACGGCCTGGATGCGGCGGCGGTGGGCTATGGCTTCGGCAGCGCCGAGGAGCTGCTGGGCGAGGCGCCGACCTACCACTTCGCCACCCTGGGCGAGCTGCGCCGGGCCTTCGCCGCCTAG
- a CDS encoding YheV family putative zinc ribbon protein has translation MTDSAPKKRFIAGAVCPACSEMDSIKMWDEDGVPHRECVRCGYADTLDERGNSVAKELPTRVNVGALKPKAVDPKVKAVQFFPNPKLKKPTE, from the coding sequence ATGACAGACTCGGCGCCGAAGAAGCGTTTTATCGCCGGTGCGGTGTGCCCGGCCTGCAGCGAGATGGACAGCATCAAGATGTGGGACGAGGACGGCGTGCCGCACCGCGAGTGCGTGCGCTGCGGCTACGCCGACACCCTGGACGAGCGCGGCAACTCGGTGGCCAAGGAGCTGCCGACCCGGGTCAACGTCGGCGCCCTCAAGCCCAAGGCCGTCGACCCCAAGGTCAAGGCGGTGCAGTTCTTCCCCAATCCCAAGCTCAAGAAACCCACGGAGTAA
- a CDS encoding DUF1161 domain-containing protein, which translates to MNRWMLVPVIGLLGAAALAQPKPCEELKREIEVKIQAAGVISYTLEIVANDEVHDPSMVVGSCDNGTKKIIYQKNG; encoded by the coding sequence ATGAACAGATGGATGCTGGTACCTGTGATCGGCCTGCTCGGCGCCGCCGCGCTGGCGCAGCCCAAGCCCTGCGAGGAGCTGAAGCGGGAGATCGAGGTGAAGATCCAGGCCGCCGGGGTGATCAGCTACACCCTGGAGATAGTGGCGAACGACGAGGTGCACGACCCGAGCATGGTGGTCGGCAGCTGCGACAACGGCACCAAGAAGATCATCTACCAGAAGAACGGCTGA
- the prlC gene encoding oligopeptidase A: MTANNPLLQDFDLPPYSAIRPEHVEPAIDAILADSRAAIGELLKQQSGTPSWDGLVLVLDELHARLGRAWGPVSHLNAVCNSAELRQAYEACLPKLSEYWTELGHNRALYQAYQALADSPAAAQFEVAQQTILEHALRDFHLSGIDLAEADKQRFGAIQSKLSELGSRFSNQLLDATQAWTKHIADEATLAGLTDSAKAQMQQAAEAKGLDGWLISLEFPSYYAVMTYADDRALREELYAAYCTRASDQGPNAGQHDNGPVMAEILDLRQELARLLGFGNYAELSLATKMAESSEQVLSFLRDLAVRSKPFAAQDLDELRAFAAEQGCSDLQSWDVGYYAEKLREQRYSISQEILRPYFPIDKVLGGLFAIVERLYGIQIEELSGFDSWHPDVRLFEIKEHGQHVGRFFFDLYARANKRGGAWMDGARDKRRSASGELISPVANLVCNFTPAVNGKPALLTHDEVTTLFHEFGHGLHHLLTRVEQAGASGINGVAWDAVELPSQFMENWCWEPEGLALISGHFESGEALPQDLLDKMLAAKNFQSGLMMVRQLEFSLFDFELHAHHGDGRSVLQVLEGVRDEVSVLRPPAYNRFANGFAHIFAGGYAAGYYSYKWAEVLSADAFSRFEEEGVLNGDTGRAFREAILARGGSREPMVLFVDFRGREPRIDALLRHLGLSQEAA, encoded by the coding sequence GTGACTGCGAACAACCCCCTGCTGCAAGACTTCGACCTGCCGCCCTATTCCGCCATCCGTCCCGAGCATGTCGAGCCGGCCATCGATGCCATTCTCGCCGACAGCCGCGCGGCCATCGGCGAACTGCTCAAGCAACAGTCTGGCACACCGAGCTGGGACGGCCTGGTGTTGGTGCTCGACGAGCTGCACGCGCGCCTCGGTCGCGCCTGGGGTCCGGTCAGCCACCTCAACGCGGTGTGCAACAGTGCCGAACTGCGCCAGGCCTACGAGGCCTGCCTGCCCAAGCTGTCCGAATACTGGACCGAGCTGGGCCACAACCGCGCGCTGTACCAGGCCTATCAGGCCCTGGCCGACAGCCCGGCCGCGGCCCAGTTCGAGGTGGCCCAGCAGACCATCCTCGAGCACGCCCTGCGCGATTTCCACCTGTCCGGCATCGACCTGGCCGAGGCCGACAAGCAGCGCTTCGGCGCCATCCAGAGCAAGCTGTCCGAGCTCGGCAGCCGCTTCTCCAACCAGCTGCTCGATGCCACCCAGGCCTGGACCAAGCACATCGCCGACGAAGCGACGCTGGCCGGCCTGACCGACTCGGCCAAGGCGCAGATGCAGCAGGCCGCCGAGGCCAAGGGCCTGGACGGCTGGCTGATCAGCCTGGAGTTCCCCAGCTACTACGCGGTGATGACCTACGCCGACGACCGCGCCCTGCGCGAAGAGCTGTATGCTGCCTACTGCACCCGCGCTTCCGACCAGGGGCCGAACGCCGGCCAGCACGACAACGGCCCGGTGATGGCGGAGATCCTCGACCTGCGCCAGGAGCTGGCCCGGTTGCTCGGCTTCGGCAACTACGCCGAGCTGAGCCTGGCCACCAAGATGGCCGAGTCCAGCGAGCAGGTGCTGAGCTTCCTGCGCGACCTGGCCGTGCGCAGCAAGCCGTTCGCCGCCCAGGACCTGGACGAGCTGCGCGCCTTCGCCGCCGAGCAGGGCTGCAGCGACCTGCAGAGCTGGGACGTCGGCTACTACGCCGAGAAGCTGCGCGAGCAGCGCTACAGCATCTCCCAGGAGATCCTGCGGCCCTACTTCCCCATCGACAAGGTGCTCGGCGGCCTGTTCGCCATAGTCGAGCGGCTCTACGGCATCCAGATCGAGGAGCTCAGCGGCTTCGACAGCTGGCACCCGGACGTGCGCCTGTTCGAGATCAAGGAGCACGGCCAGCACGTCGGGCGCTTCTTCTTCGACCTCTACGCCCGCGCCAACAAGCGTGGCGGCGCCTGGATGGACGGCGCCCGCGACAAGCGCCGCAGCGCCAGCGGCGAGCTGATCAGCCCGGTGGCCAACCTGGTGTGCAACTTCACCCCGGCGGTGAACGGCAAGCCGGCGCTGCTGACCCACGACGAGGTCACCACCCTGTTCCACGAGTTCGGCCATGGCTTGCACCACCTGCTGACCCGGGTCGAGCAGGCCGGCGCCTCGGGCATCAACGGCGTGGCCTGGGACGCGGTCGAGCTGCCCAGCCAGTTCATGGAGAACTGGTGCTGGGAGCCCGAAGGCCTGGCGCTGATCTCCGGCCACTTCGAGAGCGGCGAGGCGCTGCCCCAGGACCTGCTGGACAAGATGCTGGCGGCGAAGAACTTCCAGTCCGGGTTGATGATGGTGCGTCAGCTGGAGTTTTCCCTGTTCGACTTCGAGCTGCACGCCCATCACGGCGACGGCCGCAGCGTGCTGCAGGTGCTCGAGGGCGTGCGCGACGAGGTCTCGGTGTTGCGTCCGCCGGCCTACAACCGTTTCGCCAACGGTTTCGCGCACATCTTCGCCGGCGGCTACGCGGCCGGTTACTACAGCTACAAGTGGGCCGAGGTGCTGTCCGCCGACGCCTTCTCGCGCTTCGAGGAGGAAGGCGTGCTCAACGGCGACACCGGCCGCGCCTTCCGCGAGGCGATCCTGGCCCGCGGCGGTTCCCGGGAACCCATGGTGCTGTTCGTCGACTTCCGCGGCCGCGAGCCGCGCATCGACGCCCTGCTGCGCCACCTCGGCCTGAGCCAGGAGGCGGCATGA
- a CDS encoding PA0069 family radical SAM protein — protein sequence MSVSLPPRGRGTASNPANRFAPSRSVAEDDGWFQEVPPSRATEVRVEMAKSIITRNQSPDLPFDRSINPYRGCEHGCIYCYARPSHAYWDLSPGLDFETRLIAKSNAPSLLAQQLARPGYVCAPINLGSNTDPYQPIERQQQLTRRTLQVLLEHRHPVTIVTKGALILRDLELLGQLAEQRLVAVMISLTTLDDELKRIMEPRAASPAARLRAIRVLRAQGVPVGVLCAPMIPMINDMELERLLEAAKQAGAQRAAYMFLRLPREVAPLFEEWLQAHYPQRAEHVLSLVRQSRGGALYDSRFGARMRGEGAFAALLAQRFAVASRRLGLQGREDFELDCSRFCPPGGQLALL from the coding sequence ATGTCCGTTTCCCTGCCGCCGCGAGGCCGCGGCACCGCCAGCAATCCCGCCAACCGCTTCGCGCCGAGCCGCTCGGTGGCCGAAGACGACGGCTGGTTCCAGGAGGTACCGCCGAGCCGCGCCACCGAGGTGCGGGTGGAGATGGCCAAGAGCATCATCACCCGCAACCAGTCGCCGGACCTGCCGTTCGACCGCTCGATCAACCCCTACCGGGGCTGCGAGCACGGTTGCATCTACTGCTACGCGCGGCCCAGCCACGCCTACTGGGACCTGTCGCCGGGGCTGGACTTCGAGACGAGGCTGATCGCCAAGAGCAACGCGCCGAGCCTGCTCGCGCAGCAGCTGGCCAGGCCCGGCTACGTCTGCGCGCCGATCAACCTGGGTTCCAACACCGATCCCTACCAGCCGATCGAGCGCCAGCAGCAACTGACCCGGCGCACCCTGCAGGTGCTGCTCGAGCACCGCCATCCGGTGACCATCGTCACCAAGGGCGCGCTGATCCTGCGCGATCTCGAGCTGCTCGGGCAGCTGGCCGAGCAGCGCCTGGTGGCGGTGATGATCAGCCTGACCACCCTGGACGACGAGCTCAAGCGCATCATGGAGCCGCGCGCGGCCTCGCCGGCGGCGCGCCTGCGGGCGATCCGCGTGCTGCGCGCGCAGGGCGTCCCGGTGGGCGTGCTCTGTGCGCCGATGATTCCGATGATCAACGACATGGAGCTGGAGCGCCTGCTCGAGGCGGCCAAGCAGGCCGGGGCGCAGCGCGCGGCCTACATGTTCCTGCGCCTGCCGCGGGAGGTCGCGCCGCTGTTCGAGGAGTGGCTGCAGGCGCACTACCCGCAGCGCGCCGAGCACGTCCTCAGCCTGGTGCGGCAGAGCCGCGGCGGCGCGCTGTACGACAGCCGCTTCGGCGCACGCATGCGCGGCGAGGGGGCCTTCGCCGCCCTGCTGGCGCAGCGCTTCGCCGTGGCCAGCAGGCGCCTCGGCCTGCAGGGCCGCGAGGACTTCGAGCTGGACTGCTCGCGCTTCTGCCCGCCGGGCGGGCAGCTGGCGCTGTTGTGA
- a CDS encoding aminopeptidase — MTHNRAPFSIDSPAWRWVPLLAALLLGGCGTLDYYGQLARGQFELLRARQPVERLLADPATPAPLRQRLSLAQQARSFASAALALPDNRSYRLYADLGRPYVLWNLFATGEFSVEPELHCFPIAGCVAYRGYYRQGRARGAAALLRQQGLDTYIGGVEAYSTLGWFDDPLLNTMLAWSDERLVAVIFHELAHQQLYVAGDTAFNESFATFIEREGLRQWRASRGLAEADAAPERQRAQFSELVLASRERLRILYAGDLPTAAMRAAKQAEFARLRRDYRTLRERQWGGVGRYDAWVEAPLNNAKLLPFGLYDRWVPAFARLYAEAGGAWPAFYRRAERLGRLPAPQRAEALQALQGDGQN; from the coding sequence ATGACACACAACCGCGCTCCTTTCTCTATCGACTCCCCGGCCTGGCGCTGGGTTCCGCTGCTGGCGGCCCTGCTGCTGGGTGGCTGCGGCACCCTGGACTACTACGGCCAGCTGGCCCGCGGCCAGTTCGAGCTGCTGCGCGCACGCCAGCCGGTCGAGCGCCTGCTGGCCGATCCCGCCACCCCCGCGCCGCTGCGCCAGCGGCTGTCGTTGGCCCAGCAGGCACGGTCCTTCGCCAGCGCCGCGCTGGCCCTGCCGGACAACCGCAGCTACCGCCTGTACGCCGATCTTGGGCGGCCCTATGTGCTGTGGAACCTGTTCGCCACCGGCGAGTTCTCGGTCGAGCCCGAGCTGCACTGCTTTCCCATCGCCGGCTGCGTCGCCTACCGCGGCTACTACCGCCAGGGCCGCGCCCGCGGCGCTGCTGCGCTGCTGCGCCAGCAGGGCCTGGATACCTACATCGGCGGCGTCGAGGCCTATTCGACCCTGGGCTGGTTCGACGACCCGCTGCTCAACACCATGCTGGCCTGGAGCGACGAGCGTCTGGTGGCGGTGATCTTCCACGAGCTGGCCCACCAGCAGCTGTATGTGGCCGGCGACACGGCGTTCAACGAGTCCTTCGCCACCTTCATCGAGCGCGAGGGCCTGCGCCAGTGGCGGGCGAGCCGTGGCCTGGCCGAGGCAGACGCGGCGCCGGAGCGGCAGCGCGCCCAGTTCAGCGAACTGGTGCTGGCCAGCCGCGAGCGCCTGCGAATCCTGTATGCCGGCGACCTGCCGACGGCGGCCATGCGCGCCGCCAAGCAGGCCGAGTTCGCGCGCCTGCGCCGCGACTACCGGACCCTGCGCGAACGCCAGTGGGGCGGCGTGGGCCGCTACGACGCCTGGGTCGAGGCGCCGCTGAACAACGCCAAGCTGTTGCCGTTCGGCCTGTACGACCGTTGGGTGCCGGCCTTCGCCAGGTTGTACGCCGAGGCGGGCGGCGCCTGGCCGGCCTTCTACCGCCGCGCCGAGCGACTCGGCCGCCTGCCGGCGCCGCAGCGAGCCGAGGCCTTGCAGGCCCTGCAGGGCGACGGCCAGAACTAG
- a CDS encoding AraC family transcriptional regulator, translating into MNRTLRVPEPSFELMDDHEGHSLIYRQHGFPSPLVRWHFHKEYELHLIVASSGKVFIGDYIGNFSPDSLFLTGPNLPHNWISQVEEDEVFAERDMLVNFTDKVLDSGIPVFDELKSLAPLLARAQFGIEFRDPRCIREARQLLQKIADSQGATRLGHFFILLELLAACEDYQLLSGRLPTQPADELHVDRINRAVDYIFQRYAQDLGQEEVAQYLGMTPTYFSRFFKQATGRGFVEFVNRLRVSKSCELLSQSDMPVTEVCFESGFSNISNFNRRFQQLKGMTPSDYRKQVVQRLTEQNLY; encoded by the coding sequence ATGAACCGTACCCTGCGCGTCCCCGAACCCTCCTTCGAACTGATGGACGATCACGAGGGCCACTCGCTGATCTATCGCCAGCATGGCTTCCCCAGCCCGCTGGTGCGCTGGCATTTCCACAAGGAATACGAGCTGCACCTGATAGTCGCCAGCTCCGGCAAGGTGTTCATCGGCGACTACATCGGCAACTTCTCCCCGGACAGCCTGTTCCTCACCGGGCCCAACCTGCCGCACAACTGGATCAGCCAGGTGGAAGAGGACGAGGTGTTCGCCGAGCGCGACATGCTGGTCAACTTCACCGACAAGGTGCTGGACAGCGGCATCCCGGTATTCGACGAGCTGAAGAGCCTGGCGCCGCTGCTGGCGCGGGCGCAGTTCGGCATCGAGTTCCGCGACCCGCGCTGCATCCGCGAGGCGCGCCAGTTGCTGCAGAAGATCGCCGACTCCCAGGGCGCCACCCGCCTCGGCCACTTCTTCATCCTGCTCGAACTGCTGGCCGCCTGCGAGGACTACCAGCTGCTCTCCGGCCGGCTGCCCACCCAGCCGGCGGACGAGCTGCATGTCGACCGCATCAACCGCGCGGTGGACTACATCTTCCAGCGCTACGCCCAGGACCTGGGCCAGGAAGAGGTGGCGCAGTACCTGGGCATGACCCCGACCTACTTCTCGCGCTTCTTCAAGCAGGCCACCGGGCGCGGCTTCGTCGAGTTCGTCAATCGCCTGCGGGTGAGCAAATCCTGCGAGCTGTTGAGCCAGAGCGACATGCCGGTGACCGAGGTCTGTTTCGAGTCCGGGTTCAGCAACATTTCCAACTTCAACCGACGCTTCCAGCAGTTGAAGGGCATGACGCCCTCGGACTACCGCAAGCAGGTGGTGCAGCGCCTGACCGAGCAAAACCTGTACTGA
- a CDS encoding gamma carbonic anhydrase family protein: protein MAIRSYQQFTPQLGERVFVDASAVILGDVEIGDDSSVWPLVVIRGDMHSIRIGERSSVQDGSVLHITHAGPFNPGGYPLNIGDDVTVGHKVTLHGCSVGNRVLIGMGSIVMDGVVIEDEVVLGAGSLVPPGKRLQSGYLYVGSPARQARPLTEQERSYFRYSADNYVRLKDQHLMEGYSSN from the coding sequence GTGGCGATTCGCAGTTACCAGCAGTTCACCCCGCAACTCGGCGAACGGGTGTTCGTCGACGCCTCCGCCGTGATCCTCGGCGACGTCGAGATCGGCGACGACAGCTCGGTCTGGCCGCTGGTGGTCATCCGCGGCGACATGCACAGCATCCGCATCGGCGAGCGCTCCAGCGTGCAGGACGGCAGCGTGCTGCACATCACCCACGCCGGCCCCTTCAACCCCGGCGGCTACCCGCTGAACATCGGCGACGACGTGACCGTCGGCCACAAGGTCACCCTGCATGGCTGCAGCGTCGGCAACCGGGTGCTGATCGGCATGGGCAGCATCGTCATGGACGGCGTGGTGATCGAGGACGAGGTGGTGCTCGGCGCCGGCAGCCTGGTGCCGCCGGGCAAGCGCCTGCAGAGCGGCTACCTGTATGTCGGCAGCCCGGCCAGGCAGGCCCGCCCGCTGACCGAACAGGAGCGCAGCTACTTCCGCTACAGCGCCGACAACTACGTGCGCCTGAAGGACCAGCACCTGATGGAAGGCTACTCCTCCAACTGA
- a CDS encoding VOC family protein — protein MSRIQRINPCLWFDDQAEQAVAFYLSIFANSRIVSLSRYGEAGREIHGKAPGTVMALAFELDGQAFTALNGGPLLRFNEAISLQVNCQTQAEVDHYWDELCAGGDPAAQQCGWLKDRYDLSWQIVPSVLPELLSDPDPSKSQRVMAALLQMRKLDIAALQRAYTG, from the coding sequence ATGTCGCGCATACAAAGGATCAACCCCTGCCTGTGGTTCGATGACCAGGCCGAGCAGGCCGTCGCGTTCTACCTGTCGATCTTCGCCAATTCGCGGATCGTCAGCCTCTCGCGCTACGGCGAAGCGGGACGCGAAATCCACGGCAAGGCGCCGGGCACGGTGATGGCTCTGGCCTTCGAGCTGGATGGCCAGGCCTTTACCGCACTCAACGGCGGTCCGCTGCTGCGCTTCAACGAGGCCATCTCGCTGCAGGTCAATTGCCAGACCCAGGCCGAGGTGGATCACTACTGGGACGAACTCTGCGCCGGCGGCGATCCCGCCGCGCAACAGTGCGGCTGGCTCAAGGACCGCTACGACCTGTCCTGGCAGATAGTGCCCAGCGTGTTGCCGGAGCTGCTCAGCGACCCCGACCCGAGCAAGTCGCAGCGGGTCATGGCGGCGCTGCTGCAGATGCGCAAGCTCGACATCGCCGCCCTGCAACGAGCCTACACCGGCTAG